GGCCCGACGAGGTCACGACATACCAGATCGTCTGGCAGGTCCGCACGCCCCGGGTGTTGCTCGCCATGGTCGTCGGAGCGGGACTCAGTGCGATCGGCGTGGCGGTGCAGGCCATGGTCCGCAACGCACTCGCCGACCCCTTCGTCCTCGGCGTCTCGTCGGGCGCATCGGTGGGAGCGGTCACGGTGAGCGTGCTCGGGGCGTTCGCCGGGTTCGGGATCCACGCCGTGTCCGTGGGCGCGTTCCTCGGTGCGCTCGCCGCCTCGGCCCTGGTGTACCTGGCGTCGTCGGGACGATCAGGCGTCACCCCACTGCGCATGGTGCTCACGGGCGTGGTGATGTCGTTCGGCTTCCAGGCCGTCATGAGTGTCATCGTCTACTTCGCGCCCACGAGCGAGGCGACGAGCACCGTGCTCTTCTGGTCGATGGGCAGCTTCGGCGCGGCAGCCTGGGGCTCCCTTCCCGTCGTCGCGATCACCACCGGCGCCGGCATCGTCATACTGCGGGCGTTCGGCAGGTCCCTCGACGTCATGGCTCTCGGCGACGAGACCGCCGGGAGCCTCGGCATCGACGCGGCGCGGCTGCGCAGGCTGCTCTTCGTCCTCACCTCGATCGCGACCGGCGCCATGGTCGCCGTCAGCGGGGCGATCGGCTTCGTCGGCCTGGTGATGCCGCACCTCGTACGCCTGCTCGTCGGCGCCGGCCACGCCCGGGTACTCGTCGTCGCCCCGCTGGTGGGGGCGATCTTCATGGTCTGGGTCGACCTCGTGTCACGCACCCTCGTCGCCCCGCGCGAGC
This Streptosporangiales bacterium DNA region includes the following protein-coding sequences:
- a CDS encoding iron chelate uptake ABC transporter family permease subunit — translated: MSPPRVVTATAAIVLSVVLAGSVLLAIGLGPAVISPPQTAHYLWAAVSGGSIGPDEVTTYQIVWQVRTPRVLLAMVVGAGLSAIGVAVQAMVRNALADPFVLGVSSGASVGAVTVSVLGAFAGFGIHAVSVGAFLGALAASALVYLASSGRSGVTPLRMVLTGVVMSFGFQAVMSVIVYFAPTSEATSTVLFWSMGSFGAAAWGSLPVVAITTGAGIVILRAFGRSLDVMALGDETAGSLGIDAARLRRLLFVLTSIATGAMVAVSGAIGFVGLVMPHLVRLLVGAGHARVLVVAPLVGAIFMVWVDLVSRTLVAPRELPLGVITALVGVPVFITLMRRRQHLARR